Part of the Cloacibacterium caeni genome is shown below.
TGGTTTTCCTACGTTTTTCTCTGTAAGTGTTTTCCAGTCTCTAGTACCTTCAGTATCCATTTGCATGTCTACTACAATTCTACCAAGATTATCATAGTTAATTCTAGCAGTTTCTACCGCACCGTCTACTGGAGCTTTTTGATTGATATTTCCTCTGATAGCGTAAAGAACTAAATTATCTGGATCAGCAGCATCTGGTTTATAGCCCCACATAAATTTAGTAAATTTAAGATTTGCTGGTCTTAATTTCACAGCAATTTCGCTATTGATAATCTTATTTACAGCAGCTGTATCAGATAATTTAACATTAGCTACACCATTCGAAACATTACTTGGATTAATAATTTTTAAGAAATCCGTAGTTTTTTCAACACCAAGAGAATCTGCTTTTGCAGGAACTATTTTTGAAAGACTTTCGAAATAAGAAAAAGTTTCTTGTGCTTGTTGTACTTCCCAGAACTGCAATTTAGCAGAAGTAGAAAGCATTTTTTTCACTTTGTCTTTATCTTTAATACCTGGCATTTCTACCGCAATTCTACCAGTACCAGGAACACGCTGTACGTTTGGTTGTACCGCTCCCATTTTATCAATTCTGGTTCTAATTACTTCGAATGCAGTTCCTACAGAAGCATCAATTTTATTTCTAATAATAGATTTTACTTGATCATCTGTAGTATTGAATTTAATTTGACCACTTAATTTTTGAGTTCCAAAAACTTCTGGGCTAGCCAATTTAAGACCAGCTTTTTTCTCTTGATTAACTAAGTCAAACTGAGTGAAAAAATCTTCAATATAAGGTTTTGTAGACTGTTTCTGAACTTTGTCAGCTCTGTCTAGCGCTTCTATAACGATAGGATTAGTAGAATAATTGGTTAAATCATTTACTAAATCTCTTTGGTTAATTTCTAATAGAACGTTAATACCACCTTTTAAGTCCAAACCAAGCTTCATTTCTTTCTGCTTAGCTTCAGGATAGTTCAGTTGAGTGAATCCTAAATGGATGGTATCTTTAGAAAGACGTGCAATTTCTTTATTATATTTTGCTTCATCTTCACCAGCAATAGCTTTGGCTTCGTTTTCTATTTTACTTGCATACCAAGTTGGCAACAACTCGTTGATACAAATAAGCCCAAGAACAATCGCTACAATCGTAATAAGTCCTTTTCCTTGCATTGTTTATAGTTTACAACATTTAAAATTATAGTCGGCAAATATAATGATTATCAGTTGAAATAAAAATTTTGTTTACATGATTTTTGAAGATATTTCACAGAATTCAGGTAATAAAGCGACAAAGGAATCCCAAATTCAAAAAAATCTTATCAATTTAAAAACAAAAAAGACGCAAATCATTGCGTCTTTTCAATATATTCTAATGGATTTTGCAGATTAAACCGTCATCGAAAACAATCTGGTTTCTGGCATCTTTCTCATCATTCTTAAATCAAAAGCCATCGCAACATTTCTGGTAAAAACTCTACCTTTTTCGGTAATTTTCACTGTATTTCCTGAAATTTCTACCAAACCATCTTCTTGCATTTCTTGTAATTTTTTCAATGCTTCTGGTAATTCTTCAAAAGAATTTTCTGGTGTAAAAGTGGTTTCTAACTGACACATTAAATTCAAAATATGTCTTCTTAATTTTAAATCTTCATCGTTTAAGATGTGACCTTTCACCACAGGAATAATTCCCTCTTCTACTCTTTTTTGATATTCTTCTACCGATTTTTCGTTTTGAGCAAAAGCATACCAAGAATCCGAAATCGCAGACATACCTAAACCTACCATCAATTGAGTATTACTTGAAGTATATCCCATGAAATTTCGGTGGAGTTTTTTATGAATTAAAGATTGGTACAAATCATCTTTTTCGAGTGAAAAATGGTCCATTCCTACTTCTATATAACCTAATTCTTCTAACAGTTTTTTGCCATTTTCGTAGAGTTTACGTTTTTCTTCACCACTTGGCAAATCATTTTCGTCAAAACCACGTTGACCAACTCCTTTTATCCACGGAACGTGAGCGTAAGAATAAAATGCCAGTCTGTCTGGTTTTAATTCCAAAGTCTTTCTGATGGTAAATTCCATTGCATCCCAAGTTTGGTGCGGTAAACCAAAAACCAAATCGTGAGAAACACTCTTATAACCTATTTCTCTAGCCCATTCTGTAACGTTTTTCACATTTTCGAAAGGCTGAATTCTATTGATGGCTTTTTGAACTTTTGCATCATAATCTTGCACTCCGAAACTACATCTTCTAAAGCCTAAATCATACAAAGTTTGCAAATGTACTTTGGTAGTATTGTTTGGGTGACCTTCAAAAGAAAATTCAGGATTTTCGGCAATTTCTACGGTGCTAAAAATTCCTTCTAGTAAAATTCTCAAATTTTCTGGAGAGAAAAAGGTAGGAGTTCCTCCACCGAGATGAAGTTCTTTTAGTTTGGCTTTCTGCTTTCCGCATTCTGCTTTCTGCTCTGCTGATTGCTGATTGCTGATTGCTGATTGCGAAAATAATTCTAAATACAAATTCCACTCTTTTAAAACACTTTCTAAATAAGGTGTTTCTACAGAATGTTGTTTAGTTATGCGTTTATGACAAGCACAAAAAGTACACAATTGCTCACAAAAAGGAAGGTGAATGTAAATAGAAATTCCTTCTTGAGCATTACTCTCGTTGAAAGACTGAATAACAGTTTTTTGCCATTGTTCAGAAGTAAAACCATCATTGTCCCAGTAAGGAACGGTAGGATAAGAAGTATATCTAGGTCCTGGAATATTATATTTATCGATTAAAGAATTCATTTTTTGGAAATTTTAAATTCTAAATTTTAGATTTTAGAATTGCAAAAATAAGGTTTATTTAGTCATTTCTAACAGACAACTTAGATAAGGTTTATTAATTTTATGAATATCTTCTGCAAAAATCTGTGAAATCTGCGTGAACTATTTAAAAATTGCTTTTAAAATTCTATTTTTTCCAGCAAAAACGAGGCTGTTTTCATCAATCCATTCACAAACGTAAAGGTTTTTTTCTTGTGAAATCGTTTTCCAAGTTTTTCCATAATCGCTAGAAAATTCTATATTTTGGTCTCCAACCGCAATAATGTCTTTTCCTTTAGATTTCGGACGGATTTTTACACATGTTTTATAGCCTCCATTTTTTCCAGAAGCTTGAATTTGCCAGGTTTCGCCACCGTCTGAAGTTGTAGCGATATTGTTAACATTATCTGATTGTTGGGTATAATCACCGCCTACTGCAATCCCGAATTTCTCATCATAGAAATCTATAGAATAAATTCCTGTAGACGATTTCCCGTTGACAAAAGGCGTATTGTAAACATTCCAAAAATAAGGTTTATCCCAACTGAATTTGAAAATTCTAGAAACGGTTCCTCCTGTTGCAATCCAAACGGTATTTTCTTTCATTGCGATATTGGTATTGCTCGCTGCAAAATGCGCTTCACCTTCTTGATATTTCGGCATAATTCCGCCTTCGTTTTTATAATTTTTGCTCGAAATAATTCTAAAATGAGGTTTTCCTTCTTTTCTTGGGTCACTTATTGCCAATCCTCTTCCCTTTTCATCAAACATGAAAGCATCATAAAATGCAGTTTTTATGGTATCGGTAAAAACTTCTTCTGCCGTAAAAGTACTTTTGGTAATTTTATAAAAAGTAGCAGGACTTTCGATGTTTACAGTGTAAAACAAATCGTCTGTTTGTGCCAATGTCCTGAATTGAAGATTTGCATCTGATAATTTCATTTGCTTTCTAATCGTTGGTTCTTTCAAATGAATATATCCAAATTTAGAATCTGTAGCAGCGTAATACACTTTGTTTTGCCAAATCTGAATTGCTCTTACACTCATGTTATAATTATCTGCTAAAGCCGAAAATTCTAGACTTTGAGCCGTCAAAAAAACATGAGCCAATAAACAAAAGGTGAATATTAATCTTTTCATTTCTACTTTTTTACAAAAATAAAAAATCCCACCAAAAGTGGGATTTTATTTGTTAATCTTTATTATCAATATCGATTTCTATTTCTTCTAAAGGCTCTTGTTCCGCTTTGAAAGTTTCACCGAAACCACCATTTTGAAGTTTAGAATTTTTTCTACTGTATAAGAAGTAAATCACAAAACCAAACAACAACCAAATAGCTGAGTACGTTTGTGCTTCTATACTTAAATTAATAATCAAATAAATATTAATTAAAATTCCTAAAGTTGCAATTACTGGCAAAGCAGGAACTCTAAAATTTCTTTGAAGATTTGGTTGTTTTACTCTCAAAACCCAAACCGCAACACAAACCATCGTAAACGCGAAAAGCGTCCCGAAACTTGTCATGTGTGCTAAATCGTTAATAGGTGTAAAAGCTGCAACTACAGAAATAACTCCTCCAAGAATCATTAAGTTTTTTCTTGGAACACCTGTTTCTGCATTTACTTTAGAGAAAGTTTTAGGAATCAAGCCATCTTTAGACATTCCTAAGAAAATTCTAGATTGTCCCATAATCATTACCATCAATACAGAAATAAGACCTACTGTAGCAGCAATCGTGATGATGTATCCTGCCCAAGCTTGACCAGCAATATCAAACGCATAAGCTACTGGAGCTTTAATTGCATCTGGATATTTCCCTAGTGGATTGAAATCTGAATAATGCATCATCCCTGTTAAAACCAATGAAACTAAAATATACAATAAAGTACAAATTAATAAAGAAGCAATAATAGCAAATGGTACATCTTTTTTAGGATTAATTGCTTCACCAGCTTGTGTAGAAACTGCATCAAAACCTACGTAAGCAAAGAAAATTGCAGAAGCTCCCGCAATAATTCCGGCATAACCATAAGCACTATGCGAAACTCCGTTTTCAGTAATCACCGTTGGCTCTGGAATAAAAGGTGTCCAGTTAGCTGGATCAATGAAAAATGCACCTGCTACAATTACGAAAATAATCGCAGCTACTTTTAGCACTACAATAAAATTATTTGCTTTAGCAGCACCTTTAGTTCCTCTCAATAAGATAGAAATTACTATTAAAACGATGAAAAACGCTGGTAAATTCATGGAAAAACCTGAGTTTCCTGCTGCTAAATATGTTTGAGGATCGGTAGTTAGCCAAGCTGGAAGATGCAAGCCAAACATTTTGAGCAATTTCCCAAAATATCCTGACCAAGAAACCGCCACCGTCATAGAACCCATTGCGTATTCTAGTATCAATCCCCATCCAATAATCCATGCGAAAATCTCTCCGACTGTTCCATAAGCATAAGCATAAGCAGAACCTTCAACGGGTAGAATTGATGCAAATTCTGCGTAACACAGCGCTGCAAATACACAAGCAATTCCCGCAATTACGAAAGAAAGTGCAAGAGCTGGACCAGCGTTATAATAAGCACCAGTTCCTGTCAATACAAAAATACCACCACCAATAATGGCTCCAATTCCTATGGCTGTTAAACTCCATTTTCCGAGAACTCTCTTCAGCTGACTCTTTTTGATGTCTGCCTCATAAGCTTCCATCGGCTTTTTAATCCAAATATTCGACATATTAAATCAATTTTTTACATTTTAGAATTCACGAAAATATAAATTTTTTAGAAGTATTAAGAACTTTTATTCAATTTTTTAACAGAGATGGTAGATTTCCCTAAACAATAGCATTGAAAGATTATCATTTTTTTATTTGTTTTTTTGCGAATCTTTAAATTTTTAATTCCTCGCATATTTTCTAAACGAAATCTTTATCTTTGAAACAATGAATTTGTACGAACTTTTTCTCAAACCTTACGAAACCTACACCAATTTTCAGATTTTTCTGGAAGCAACGGCAGCTATTTTCGGGTTGCTGAGTGTCTATTTTTCTATCAAAAAAAACATTTGGGTTTATCCTACAGGTATTATTTCTACGGCGCTTTATGTTTATATACTCTTTAATTTTGGGCTTTTAGGAGATGCAATGATTAATGTGTATTATACGATTATGAGCATTTATGGCTGGATTCTTTGGTCGGCCAGTTCAGAAGATAATATCCACGTAGAAGTTTCGTGGGCAAACTTTAAACAATGGATTTTTGCCACAGTTTTATTTGTCTTCAGTTTAGGATTAGTTACCCTCATTTATTATTATAAACCCGCAATTGACAATCATTTTTCTACCGAAAATGTAAATTTAGGTTTACATCATCTCGATTGGGCAAATTGGCTAGATGTCTTCACCACTTCTATATTTTTAGTAGGAATGTGGCTCATGGCAAAAAGAAAAATAGAAAACTGGATTTTTTGGATGATTGGCGATTTCATTTGCATTCCGATGATGCTCTACAAAGGTCTAGGAATAACTTCGGTGCAATATTTGGTTTTTACAGTAATGGCTTATCTAGGATATTTAGAATGGAAAAAATCAATCAAAAAAATGTAAATATTCTAATAATCTAAGATATATTTGCAAACTTATTCATTATTTCAACTTTAAAAATTAATGACAACACTAGATTTTTATAAATATCAAGGAACAGGAAACGATTTTGTAATGATAGACAATCGTGACTTGAGTTTCCCAAAAGATACAGAAATCATCAAAAAACTCTGCGACAGACGTTTCGGAATTGGTGGTGATGGACTTATTTTACTAGAAAATGCAGCAGAAGGAAATTTTAAAACAGATTTCAAAATGGTGTATTACAATTCGGACGGAAATGAATCTACCATGTGTGGAAATGGCGGAAGATGTATTGTAGCTTTTGCTCATTTTTTAGACATTTTCGAGGATAAATGTACGTTTCTTGCCATCGATGGTTTACATGAAGCCGAAATGAATTTCGGAACGGTTAAACTGAAAATGATAGATGTAGAAAATATTAAAAACATTGATGAAAATTTTGAACTCAATACGGGTTCTCCTCATTTTGTGAAATATGTAGAAAATTTAGAAAATTTCGATGTTTACAAAAATGGTTATTCCATCAGAAATTCTGAAAGATACGCTCAAGAAGGCATCAATGTAAATTTTGTAGAAAAAACTGCTGAAAATAAAATCTTCGTGAGAACTTATGAACGTGGTGTAGAAGACGAAACTTACAGTTGTGGAACGGGTGTAACTGCCTGTTCACTGGTTTATATGCTTCAAAATCATGTAGAAAAAGTAGACGTAAAAGTTCTGGGCGGAAATCTAAAAGTATATGCAGAAAAAGCAGAAAACGGTTTTAAAAACGTTTGGCTAGAAGGTCCCGCAAAACAAGTTTTCAAAGGAAAAATCAATTTATAATGCAATCGGCTGTCAGCATTCTGCAATCAGCTAACTAAAAATAAATGCCAAAAGCTGAAAGCTGAAGGCAGAAAGCAATAATTATTTATGAAAAAAGGTTGTTCTATCATCGCCGTTATTGGGCTAATCGTTTTTTTGATTGGCGGATACTTTGCATTTAATTTTTTGAAAAAATATAAACTCGGAAACGTAGCAAAAGAAGGCTATATTCTCGTTCCGACAGGTGCAAATTTCGAACAAGTTCTTGATTCTATCTCTCCTTATCTTAAAAATAAAGAAAGTTTCAAAGAAGTAGCACTAAAGAAAAATCTTGACCAAAAAATTAAGCCTGGTCGTTATAAAATTGAATCAGGAACAGATAACACAGACTTGGTAAACATGATTAAGGCTGGAAACCAAACAGAAAGCAGTTTCAGAATTGGAGATTTCAATGATGTTTATCAAATGATAGGAAGAGTTTCTAGAAAAACAGAAGCAGATTCTTTAACTTTTGTCAAAGAATTCAATAAAATTGCTGTTTCGAAAGGTTATAATAACGCCGAAGATTTAAAAAAATATTTCTTTGCAGACACTTATCAATTCTTTTGGACGGTAAAACCTGCGGAATTTTTTGAAAAATTCGAAAATCAATATCAAGAATTTTGGAACGAAGAAAGACTTGCCAAAGAGAGAAAACTCAACCTTTCTAGAGAAGAAATTTATGCACTAGCTTCTATTGTTTACAAAGAATCTGGCGGAAAAACAGATGAACAAAAAACCATCGCAGGATTGTATCTTAATCGTGTAAGAAAAGGCATGAAACTACAATCTGACCCGACTGTAATTTATGCGATTAATAAGGAAAACAACTTTACTCAAGATATTAA
Proteins encoded:
- the hemN gene encoding oxygen-independent coproporphyrinogen III oxidase, which gives rise to MNSLIDKYNIPGPRYTSYPTVPYWDNDGFTSEQWQKTVIQSFNESNAQEGISIYIHLPFCEQLCTFCACHKRITKQHSVETPYLESVLKEWNLYLELFSQSAISNQQSAEQKAECGKQKAKLKELHLGGGTPTFFSPENLRILLEGIFSTVEIAENPEFSFEGHPNNTTKVHLQTLYDLGFRRCSFGVQDYDAKVQKAINRIQPFENVKNVTEWAREIGYKSVSHDLVFGLPHQTWDAMEFTIRKTLELKPDRLAFYSYAHVPWIKGVGQRGFDENDLPSGEEKRKLYENGKKLLEELGYIEVGMDHFSLEKDDLYQSLIHKKLHRNFMGYTSSNTQLMVGLGMSAISDSWYAFAQNEKSVEEYQKRVEEGIIPVVKGHILNDEDLKLRRHILNLMCQLETTFTPENSFEELPEALKKLQEMQEDGLVEISGNTVKITEKGRVFTRNVAMAFDLRMMRKMPETRLFSMTV
- a CDS encoding WD40/YVTN/BNR-like repeat-containing protein, translating into MKRLIFTFCLLAHVFLTAQSLEFSALADNYNMSVRAIQIWQNKVYYAATDSKFGYIHLKEPTIRKQMKLSDANLQFRTLAQTDDLFYTVNIESPATFYKITKSTFTAEEVFTDTIKTAFYDAFMFDEKGRGLAISDPRKEGKPHFRIISSKNYKNEGGIMPKYQEGEAHFAASNTNIAMKENTVWIATGGTVSRIFKFSWDKPYFWNVYNTPFVNGKSSTGIYSIDFYDEKFGIAVGGDYTQQSDNVNNIATTSDGGETWQIQASGKNGGYKTCVKIRPKSKGKDIIAVGDQNIEFSSDYGKTWKTISQEKNLYVCEWIDENSLVFAGKNRILKAIFK
- a CDS encoding APC family permease: MSNIWIKKPMEAYEADIKKSQLKRVLGKWSLTAIGIGAIIGGGIFVLTGTGAYYNAGPALALSFVIAGIACVFAALCYAEFASILPVEGSAYAYAYGTVGEIFAWIIGWGLILEYAMGSMTVAVSWSGYFGKLLKMFGLHLPAWLTTDPQTYLAAGNSGFSMNLPAFFIVLIVISILLRGTKGAAKANNFIVVLKVAAIIFVIVAGAFFIDPANWTPFIPEPTVITENGVSHSAYGYAGIIAGASAIFFAYVGFDAVSTQAGEAINPKKDVPFAIIASLLICTLLYILVSLVLTGMMHYSDFNPLGKYPDAIKAPVAYAFDIAGQAWAGYIITIAATVGLISVLMVMIMGQSRIFLGMSKDGLIPKTFSKVNAETGVPRKNLMILGGVISVVAAFTPINDLAHMTSFGTLFAFTMVCVAVWVLRVKQPNLQRNFRVPALPVIATLGILINIYLIINLSIEAQTYSAIWLLFGFVIYFLYSRKNSKLQNGGFGETFKAEQEPLEEIEIDIDNKD
- the pnuC gene encoding nicotinamide riboside transporter PnuC, which produces MNLYELFLKPYETYTNFQIFLEATAAIFGLLSVYFSIKKNIWVYPTGIISTALYVYILFNFGLLGDAMINVYYTIMSIYGWILWSASSEDNIHVEVSWANFKQWIFATVLFVFSLGLVTLIYYYKPAIDNHFSTENVNLGLHHLDWANWLDVFTTSIFLVGMWLMAKRKIENWIFWMIGDFICIPMMLYKGLGITSVQYLVFTVMAYLGYLEWKKSIKKM
- the dapF gene encoding diaminopimelate epimerase, translating into MTTLDFYKYQGTGNDFVMIDNRDLSFPKDTEIIKKLCDRRFGIGGDGLILLENAAEGNFKTDFKMVYYNSDGNESTMCGNGGRCIVAFAHFLDIFEDKCTFLAIDGLHEAEMNFGTVKLKMIDVENIKNIDENFELNTGSPHFVKYVENLENFDVYKNGYSIRNSERYAQEGINVNFVEKTAENKIFVRTYERGVEDETYSCGTGVTACSLVYMLQNHVEKVDVKVLGGNLKVYAEKAENGFKNVWLEGPAKQVFKGKINL
- the mltG gene encoding endolytic transglycosylase MltG gives rise to the protein MKKGCSIIAVIGLIVFLIGGYFAFNFLKKYKLGNVAKEGYILVPTGANFEQVLDSISPYLKNKESFKEVALKKNLDQKIKPGRYKIESGTDNTDLVNMIKAGNQTESSFRIGDFNDVYQMIGRVSRKTEADSLTFVKEFNKIAVSKGYNNAEDLKKYFFADTYQFFWTVKPAEFFEKFENQYQEFWNEERLAKERKLNLSREEIYALASIVYKESGGKTDEQKTIAGLYLNRVRKGMKLQSDPTVIYAINKENNFTQDIKRVLYKHLSFPSPYNTYAVKGIPPGPICVVDKSSVDAVLNAENNNYIYMCADPKRMGYHKFTDNDVEHAANAKAYQDWLNSKNITQ